In a single window of the Drosophila albomicans strain 15112-1751.03 chromosome 3, ASM965048v2, whole genome shotgun sequence genome:
- the LOC117571545 gene encoding shematrin-like protein 1 isoform X2, with protein MYAKCLTLLLFGLVCGAWGDALPAAQDAKSGDLATSETSAKLFNLGSLFGQGTGYPNYGYNYPSYGYNSYNTGYYNRPSTGYYPNTGYYYPNTNYYGSTGGSYYPSTSSGYYPSTGSGYYPTTNILGTAGYGGYGGYGVRTTYG; from the exons TTATTCGGGCTCGTGTGCGGCGCCTGGGGAGATGCACTGCCGGCGGCACAGGATGCGAAAAGCGGCGACTTGGCCACCTCGGAAACTTCTGCGAAAC TGTTCAACTTGGGTAGTTTATTTGGCCAGGGCACAGGATACCCGAACTATGGCTACAACTACCCCAGCTATGGATACAATAGCTACAACACTGGTTACTACAACAGACCCAGCACAGGATATTACCCAAATACGGGGTATTATTATCCCAACACCAACTACTATGGCAGCACTGGAGGATCCTATTATCCCAGCACTAGCAGCGGCTATTATCCCAGCACCGGCAGCGGCTATTATCCGACAACCAACATTCTGGGTACCGCGGGATATGGCGGCTATGGTGGATATGGAG TGCGCACCACATACGGCtaa
- the LOC117571545 gene encoding prisilkin-39 isoform X1, with protein sequence MYAKCLTLLLFGLVCGAWGDALPAAQDAKSGDLATSETSAKLFNLGSLFGQGTGYPNYGYNYPSYGYNSYNTGYYNRPSTGYYPNTGYYYPNTNYYGSTGGSYYPSTSSGYYPSTGSGYYPTTNILGTAGYGGYGGYGGNGGLRQYSGYWQPDYTGQRNRGYGYYRQTDRYGLPPASGRDYNYRDRSNYGSYRGYD encoded by the exons TTATTCGGGCTCGTGTGCGGCGCCTGGGGAGATGCACTGCCGGCGGCACAGGATGCGAAAAGCGGCGACTTGGCCACCTCGGAAACTTCTGCGAAAC TGTTCAACTTGGGTAGTTTATTTGGCCAGGGCACAGGATACCCGAACTATGGCTACAACTACCCCAGCTATGGATACAATAGCTACAACACTGGTTACTACAACAGACCCAGCACAGGATATTACCCAAATACGGGGTATTATTATCCCAACACCAACTACTATGGCAGCACTGGAGGATCCTATTATCCCAGCACTAGCAGCGGCTATTATCCCAGCACCGGCAGCGGCTATTATCCGACAACCAACATTCTGGGTACCGCGGGATATGGCGGCTATGGTGGATATGGAGGTAATGGCGGCTTGAGGCAATATTCAGGTTATTGGCAGCCCGATTACACGGGTCAACGCAACCGGGGTTACGGTTATTACCGGCAAACCGATCGCTATGGCCTGCCCCCGGCCAGTGGGCGTGATTACAACTATCGTGATCGCAGCAACTATGGCTCATATCGTGGCTATGACTAA